The Candidatus Bathyarchaeia archaeon genome includes the window CAAACGTACGGTCAGTTAAAATTGGCTATGATTCTCTTCACGCATGAGTTGGCAAAGAAACTTGAAGGCACCGGTGTTACGGTGAACAGCGCGCATCCCGGCGTTGTTCGTACCAACTTTGCAAAGAACAATGGCGGGCTTGTCATGTTAGGTTTCAGATTTCTCGGGATTTTTTTCATAAGCCCCGAAACATCTGCCAAGAGAATCCTCTACGTCGCAACGTCTCCAGCCTTGGATGGCGTGACGGGCAAATACTTCACCAAGATGCATGAGGCAAAATCTTCTCAAGAATCCTACGATGATGACTCGGCCAAACGATTGTGGCTAGTGAGCGAGCAGCTTGCTAAGTTGTCTCCCCGAGCCTAATTCCGTGCGGCCTATGCTGGCTCTCTTCCAAGAGCGGGGTGGCTTCAGGAGCCTGTAATAGATGGTTCAGGGATTGACTGGTTCTGTTCTATTTGGCCCGATCTTCTTCGAGACAATGAAGAGTCGGACGGATAAGCCGACGCTCTTTGAGAGGATACGGTCTGTTGTCTTGACAAATCCTCTTGCGATTCGATTCCTTATGTCATCGTAACTAGGTTCCCTTCCGCCGAAGACCTTGATTGTCTTGAAACCGTATTTCTCGAGAAGCTCCTTGAGTGCCCTTAATGTTACCGTGTGGACGTATTTCGTTGGCGTCTGTCTCGGGTAGAAATTTGGCATTCCGACCGTGTATTTCATAGACACCCCAATGTTCGGGGGCTGGTAACCCAGCCCGAGACTCACTCTGTTAACCCACCATCCTAGATTTGGCACAGAGAGGGCGAAGATTCCGCCAAGCCGCAGGACCCTGTTGGTTTCGCTAAGCAGACTATCGTAAGACTTGAAGTAGTTCAGGAGTCCAAAGCTGGTAGCTAGGTCTGCTGTCTGAGCCGGAAACGGTAGCGGATCCTTCTCTAGGTCCAATTGGTATGCTATGATTCCTCTGCTTCTGGCAACTTCTAGCCGTTTCTCATCCTCATCTACACCCAGCGCTTCCTGGAATCCGAGTGTTTCCTTCAGTGACTTGGCGATGAAGCCGTATCCGACTCCGAGATCGATTAATCGCTCTCGTCCTGCGAGTTGTTTGTCTATGACTGATATTAGCCTCAGGGCGAGATTCCTATCATGTTTGAAAATGAAGAGAGAAGCGCTAGATTCGATATCTTGCTCGGATGCGCCCTCGGGAAATATGGGAGGGCGATCCAACGTCACGGGATTTTCGCTGGCAAGGAATAATTTCATGTTCTCAGGACACTCGTTTCCGGCCTAGATATTCGCGGCAGCCGGTGTCCATAACAACTTCGTTAGTAGAGCAAGGCCCGAGAAGCGACCCCGTCTTTGATATCGGATATCAACGTTGCTGGGTACTCAGCCTTGATACTGAGCTCTCTGCCAGACCATGTTGCGCGGAGGCCTGTCTTTCTGAGCTGTCTCTCGTCTTCCTGTCTCATGAATTCGAGCCCAACGAACTCTACGTCTGTCAGTTCGAAGGGTCCGACTGAGGGCACTCGCATTTCCCTCTGTAGTGTTTGAGGGGTTTGTGCGCGGAGGATATTAGGTATCATGGTACAATTGTCAAAGCCTCGCGGTTTCTGGTTGCGCTCTCGGATTTTTTGAAAAACAGGTTCGAATTGGTTCAGGCGCTTTCTTTTCCAGGGTCTTTTCTTGGTCTAACTACGATCGCGACGAAGAAGAGGGCCAGCGCTGCGAAATCAATGAGTGGCCGCATAAAGTCAAGCAGCGTGGATGTTGGCAAGAGGATCTCTAGGACAGTTTTTGCGAAAAATAGTAGAAAGGCTGTTGCTACAATTAGTAGCGCGGGCTGCTTTCTCTTAGACCAAGCGTAGAGCGAGATTGTGAAAAGCACCCATGCGAAAACGCCTCTCCCCAATTCGAGTACTTCGGTCGGGTCAGTGGATGACCCGGTTGAAGAAAGTATTGGCGGTTGGAAGACTATCATCAGCTACAGTCTGCTCGGGTCATGATTTCTCCGCTACCGTGCTCCGAGGGTTATGTAATGAGGTCGGCCAACCTCTCAGCCCACTTATCCCAGATTCTTGGATGATAGCTCTTGAGAAGTGCAATAATCATCCCCGGGTCTCCCTTTACCTTGTAGAACACGAACGCGCCTTCTTTTCGGGCCTCCACGAAGCCCGCCTGGGATAGTCTCTTCATATGCCAATTAGTTGAGCTCGGCGAGATTCTGGCGAACTGGGAGAGCTCCTTCTGAGTCGCCCACGGGTTCTCCAGAAGATAGAGTATCAGGTCTCTCTCTGTCTCTTGGAAGAGGATGTTCACGATGGCGCGTTCTTCGATTCTAGGGCCTTGGTCCGCATAGTAGCGTTTGTAGAGTCCATGGCGAGCCGACACAATGATACGTTCTCTTTCTAGTCTGTACAGATGGTACTGAATGACACCCATCGCGAGGTTGAGTTCTCGTTTGATCTTTCTGAGGTGGGTGCCGGGGTTCGCTTTGATGAACTGCAGTATGCGGACCCTTTTGGAGTCCTCAATCTGTACTACCTCGGCAGCTTGCGCCTTGGCACGCTCCACGTATACAGCGAATGGGTTGAGTGAAAAATGTTTGGGATGCGCTCTAAGCGGGATGCTTCCTAGGACGGTTACCGAATAAGGAAAGGAGTGCCGGGTATCTAGTGATCGAACAAGAAAAAAGGGAATTGGGAAGGCCAGGGTATGCTATTACATTCCGCCTGTGGACTGAAATAGGGCGAAGACGTTTCCGTCCGGGTCTTTCAGAACTGCGAAGTATCCAATTGTTGGGATTTCTTGTTTTGGTGTGACCACTTGGGCGCCTAGGCTCGTGGCTTTGGCCGCGGATTCGTCTACAGATTTGACTGAGATGTAGTTGAGGAATTGCTCGGTTGGGGCGTTGCGCTTGAAGAGTCCGCCCATTGTCTCGTTTGCCGGGGCGTCTTTGTGGGCTATTAGCCAGTAGTCTTGTTCTCCCCATTTGGAGAATTTCCAGTCGAACAGTTGCTCGTAGAACTTACTTATCGTGCCGGGGTCGCTGGCGGGTATTTCGAAATGAACTAGGGTGTGGAGTTTTGGTTGAGGCCGAGTTGTGGTTGTTGCTGCTTCCATATTTGCTCGACTGGCGAGAGAGGTGATGCTTCTCTTAAACATGCCCTCCATGGGGCTAGATTATACGAAGAAGGCGATGTCCGCCTTCCTATTCTTTGTACGTTCAGTTTTCCGATTGCTGAGTGACGAACCAACAACAGCAGATCTCGAGCTGACAAAGGGGACAGGTTGTCGGGGCGCTTGAGAGTCGACACTCTTGGGGGCTACAGTTGCAGTCAGCGCAACGAATGTTGCGTTGAGGGTTCAGGCTTCTTATCACGCTAGTCCTCGTCTTCATAGCTTGGAGGGATAGATTATTTCTTTGCTTTTTTCGGTGGCAGCTTGCTGGTAGAATCTAACGATCGGGACAACCACAGACGAATGGTCGCTGGCTCATTCATCCAGGGCTTGGGGATGACTACATACTCCTTCATCGGTTTTCCTCTCATAGGCTCAAGGTATGCGGCTCCCTTCTGTTCGAGAAGTTCTTGACGGTCTTCCTCTGATAGTCTGACGAATATGTCGTTTCCAAACAGTCCCGCGAACATGTTTCCGTTTACAAACGAGGAAATGTTCCCGAATATCGGCCGAATCGTGACACGAGCATCTTCTGGCAAGAGGGATCTGAAAAACTCCTTGGACTTTTCGTCAGCACGTGGGATAATCACATGAAAGCCTCGAAATCATAAACTGCTATTCGATCGATTTCAATATGTTCAGCGCCTCTCCAACGTGCGCTGTCGCGCGGGTCTGAGACGAGAAGATATGTCTGATGATTCCTTTCTTATCGATTACAAAGCTTACGCGGCCAGCAAACAGACCGAGTGTTTTCTTGACCCCGTAGGCCTTCCTCACCGAACCGTCCACATCACTAAGCAAGATGAAAGGCAGATGATGATGCTGAGCGAAATCTCGATGAGAGTTTTGGCTGTCGGAGCTTATGCCAATCACTTCCGCACCCAGATCCTTGAATGCTTCGTAGGAGTCTCGGAAGCTGCAAGCCTCGGCCGTACAGCCGCTCGTGAAGTCTTTCGGATAGAAATAGACGACCATGTTCTTCTCTCCGAGAAAATCCGTCAAAGAAACGTAACTACCATTGCTGGTAGGTAGGCGGAAATTTGGTGCGCTATCACCAACAGCGAGCAAATTCCAAACTTCCTACACAATGTGTGGGATTGAAGAAGAAGAGGTTTTCGTTGAATATGTCTAGGAAAGAGCTAAGCGCACTTCGCAATGGCAATCGTCTCAGAGAAATTGGGCATTTCAGGGATAGCACAAGCGGGCCTGACGAAAACCCGTATTGAGGCACTGACAGACGGGATATTTGCCACAGTGATGACGGTTCTAGTTTTAGGACTCAATCTTCCTTTGGCGGGTCTGTCCGAGTCGGGAGTTGAGGGTGAGATCGTGAATCTCTTTCCACATATTCTCGCGTACGTTTTCAGTTTTGTCGTTTTGGGCGTGTATTGGATAGGCCATCACAATCAGTTTCATTACGTCAAACGGACTGACCGGGTTTTCTTGTGGGTCAACATTCTCTTCCTTCTAACCATCGGTTTCGTGCCCTTTTCGACATCGTTACTCGGGCTGTACCCTTTCTCGCCTACTGCGGTCCGAATCTATGGCGTAAATCTCACGGCAACGGGGCTGGCGCTCTATGCTGTATGGTGGTATGCGACCAGCCAGCATCGTCTAGTCGAGAAAGATCTCGACTCTCACATCGTAGGTCTAGCTCAAAGGCGAACTCTGATTGGGCCAGTGGTCTCTATTGTTGGAATTGGCTTCTCCTTTCTTGACACTCGAATAAGTCTAGTACTCTACCTGCTTCTCATTCCGTTCTTTATCCGACCAAGCCACATCGACATTCATTTCAGAGGAGGCTCCCACGACTAGCCTGGGACTAGTTCCTCTACTTCACAATCTCAAGCTGTCGCATGAGGCCAAGCCATCTTCCTCGATCCATTCCTCAACAGCTTTACCATGGCTGAAGCGTATGATGCTGATTCCCGAGATCTTGAACTTCCTACCCGTTGCTGGAATGCCCATCAGGTCGCCTCCATGGGTGCCTTGTATGGCAAAACGAGTGACTACTCGTTCATCCTCCTGCATCTGATCTTCGATAGTGATGTGCAAGTCTGGAAAGGCCAATCGAAATACCTCCAGGGTATTTTTGAAACTCTCCATACCGTGGACCTCGCTGGTCGGGAGTAGAGGGTCATGCAAGATCATATCTGTAGTTAGGATCTCGTCCAGCTTGTCGAATCTTGTTTCGTTGATTATCTCTTCATAGAATCGTCGGACCAGCATTTTCTCATTGGAGATCATCTCGATCGAGTAAAGGAATATCGTGCGGCTTATTGAGTCGTTCAGACAAGATGAGAAGGACGGTTTGGTTCTGCGTGTTATGTGGTAATGTCCTTAAAGCACGATTTCAATTCCCGCGAATGTAAACTCTTGGGAAATGAAGTGATTGGCTAGCCGTGACGTTCCTTCCATGGTTGAAGCCCAAGCTGTCTGGAAGGTCTACCAGACAGGTTCGTTGAAGGTTGAGGCTCTTCGGGGTCTTGACCTTAAGGTTCGAAAGGGCGAAATGGTTGCTGTAATGGGTCCCTCGGGCTGTGGTAAGACCACACTTCTCAACTGCCTCTCGGGACTCGACGACATCACCAAGGGCAAAGTCTCTATCGAGGGCGTTGACCTTGCGACTATGTCTGATGATCAAAAGTCAGGGTTTAGGGCTCGAAGGATGGGGTTCATCTTTCAAGCGTACAATCTTCTCCCTGTGCTAAACGCTCAGGAGAATGTCGAGCTTCCGTTGCTCCTCGCCGGGGTTTCAGAGTCCAATGCTCACAGAGAGGCCTCGAGTGCCTTGAAAATGGTTGGGCTAGAAGAGTGGCGGCTTCACAAGCCTAGCGAGCTTAGCGGTGGGCAACAGCAACGCGTAACCATTGCTCGTGCGCTAGTTAACAAGCCTGCGATAGTGTGGGGAGATGAGCCAACGGGGAATTTGGACTCGGAAAATTCCGCTGAGGTCGTCAAATTGTTGAGGAGTTTGAACCGGGACTATGGACTGACCTTCGTGATAGTTACACACGATCCTCAAATCGCCAAGGAGACTGACAGAATAGTCTCAATGAGGAACGGGCAGATAGAGAAAGAAACTGCAACTGGAACAACGTCCTGAAGATAGAGGCGGTCAGCCGACGACAGAATCTAGGGTCCATGGGAGAGGCTTCCTCCACGCCCTGATTATCTTCCTCTCGATAATCGCCCTCGGAGAGCTGTACGCCCTATCTCTGAACTACCAAAACAACTTCTTCCTCCGCCAGTTTGTCTCCGAGAACCAGACCCGGCTTCTAGTCCAGACTACTGGACTTTTGGTCTTGGGAGTTGGCGCCTCTTTCCTGTTCTATCTGTTCTCTCGGGCCAAGTCCACTAGCAGAGCGGGACGATATTCGAGGAGGGTGCTCTCCTTCTCTCCATTTATCGCCGGACTGGCTGCATTGCTCCTATGGTTCGCCGGTCTCAGTAGCGTTGTCGGCGGCTCGACGATTAACCTTGAGATCTACATCGTAGTCGTGCTTGTGCTGATCTCCGTGGGCATGATGCTTCGGGATCGGCTTACGTTCAGAATGGCACTGCGAAATTTTGTCCGTCGAAAAACCAGCATGGCGATAGTCATTCTCGGACTAATGATCGGGACAGCAATGATCTCGGGCTCACTTGTAACCCAGGACACTTTCACGGAGTTGTTTACGCGAGGAGCGTACTACGGGTATGGTTTCGCGGACGAGGTCATTTACGCCTTTAACATCACTGGCGCTGGATATCAATATTTTCCAGCAAGCATCTCTCAGAGTCTCTCTTCTCAACTAGCTAGTAATGCCCAAGCCAGCCAATTCCTCATAGGATCTACTCCGGAGATTCTCGACACGGTCGGCCTAAGTGACTTGAACTCAGGAAACGTCCAATCTCCAGCGACGCTAATCGGCACTTTCTCTAACGCATCACAGAATCTCGGCGACTTCCATTCATCCAGTGGATCCGTTATCTCTTCCACTTTCCGGGATACTGAAGCTGTTATCAACGATAAGACTGCGCGAGACCTGAACGCGACTATCGGCGACTCAATCGCAGTATACTCTGGTCTTCGAGCAACCCTCAAGCTCGTTGGAATCGCCGTGTCTGATGCTAGAGGCTCTTTTTCTGGAAACGACAATATTTTTGTCACAATGAATGTCGCCCAACAACTCACTAACCATCCCGGATCCGTCAACTACATAGCAATCACGAACACGGGTGGACTAAGAGACTCAATTCAACACAGCCAAGTCGTCGGTCTCGCTGCAAATCAGACCTTGAACTCGATCACCAATCCTCCCGCCGCCTACAAATGCAAGACAGACCCCTCACAGCCCGCTGGTCCCACTGCAACACTCTGCGCTTATTCCGAGAAACAAGCTGCCGTAAACAGCGCTACAACTAGCGCCCAAAGCCTGAGCAGTTTCCTGATAGTCTTGAGTACTTTCGTAATAGTTGCAGGTATTGTCCTCATTGTGAACATCTTCGTCATGTTGGCTGAAGAGCGCAAGTCGGAGATGGGAATGTCTCGCGCCGTCGGTATGAGAAGGGGACAGCTGACCAAGATGTTTCTCTTTGAGGGAAGTCTCTACTCGGCCGGTGCCGCCTTCGTCGGGGTTTTCGTCGGGATAGCGATAGCCTATGTCATAGTCTACGTTTTCGCGATCATTATCGCAAGATTCTTCCCGGTCAACCTTTCACAAGTACTTGCGAGTTTCACCTTTACTCCCGGAAGCCTTTTCACGGCTTTCACTGAAGGACTAGTCATCACCTACGTGACAATCCTCTTTACTTCGTGGCGAGTTAGCAAGCTGAATATCATACGAGCGATTCGTAATATTCCTGAACCACCGCGTGGAGTGAGGACGTACACAGTCCTTTCGATCGCGGGAATCGTCGCGATTATCATTGGGGCGTTTGTTTTCGAGGCATCTTACGCAGCCAAGTCCGCCGCGGAGGCTCTGGTCGGCCCCAGCATCGTAATTTTCGGAGCAGGGCTCATTCTCTCACGGTTCTTGCGCAATCGCTACGCGTTCACAATTACCGGCATCGCGTTGCTCATCCAGTGGGGTGTACCCAGTCTATCCTGGAACAACCCCCTGATTCAAAAGTACAATTTCGGCGTTGAGATCTACTTCGCTGGAGGAATCCTCATGGTCCTTGGAGGAGTCCTACTAGTCATGTACAACACAGATGTAGCCTTGAAGATCTTGCACGGCTTCTATCGCCGGAGAAAGACTTTGATTCCGATATTCAGAACTGCTCTCGCTTACCCAGAGAACAAGAGGTTCAGAACAGCAGCCACTGTCGCGATGTTCTCTCTGGTACTGTTCACAGTGGCCGCCATCGCCTCTCTCACTGCAGAACAGAATGCCGCCCTGGACACCCTAGTAAAGACGGACTCTGGGGGATACGATATCATCACTGAATCCAGTGTTCCAATCCCGAACTTTGCCTCGATGGTTCGGAACAACACGGCTCTCCAGAACAAAGTCGCCGCGGTAATTGATTTCAACAATACGATTCTTCTCTCCGCGAACGATACCACTTCCGGTCAGCACTTCACTTATCCCGTTCTCCTCGGGGCGGACCAGAATGCTTCAACTGCGACGAACTTCTACCTGACTAACACGTTCCAAGTGGTGAATATGACGGCTCAGTACAAGACTCCTAGCGAGGTATGGAGGGCGGTCATGACCAACTCCTCAAACGTCGTGTGGTCATCTGGCGCGGTGAGCAACCGCGGGCCTCCGACTTCGATACCGACCCCTAATGTCGGAGACGTGCTCGTTCTTACTGGTAGTCTGG containing:
- a CDS encoding class I SAM-dependent methyltransferase; its protein translation is MKLFLASENPVTLDRPPIFPEGASEQDIESSASLFIFKHDRNLALRLISVIDKQLAGRERLIDLGVGYGFIAKSLKETLGFQEALGVDEDEKRLEVARSRGIIAYQLDLEKDPLPFPAQTADLATSFGLLNYFKSYDSLLSETNRVLRLGGIFALSVPNLGWWVNRVSLGLGYQPPNIGVSMKYTVGMPNFYPRQTPTKYVHTVTLRALKELLEKYGFKTIKVFGGREPSYDDIRNRIARGFVKTTDRILSKSVGLSVRLFIVSKKIGPNRTEPVNP
- a CDS encoding winged helix-turn-helix transcriptional regulator, which translates into the protein MERAKAQAAEVVQIEDSKRVRILQFIKANPGTHLRKIKRELNLAMGVIQYHLYRLERERIIVSARHGLYKRYYADQGPRIEERAIVNILFQETERDLILYLLENPWATQKELSQFARISPSSTNWHMKRLSQAGFVEARKEGAFVFYKVKGDPGMIIALLKSYHPRIWDKWAERLADLIT
- a CDS encoding VOC family protein gives rise to the protein MEGMFKRSITSLASRANMEAATTTTRPQPKLHTLVHFEIPASDPGTISKFYEQLFDWKFSKWGEQDYWLIAHKDAPANETMGGLFKRNAPTEQFLNYISVKSVDESAAKATSLGAQVVTPKQEIPTIGYFAVLKDPDGNVFALFQSTGGM
- a CDS encoding TfoX/Sxy family protein; translated protein: MPEDARVTIRPIFGNISSFVNGNMFAGLFGNDIFVRLSEEDRQELLEQKGAAYLEPMRGKPMKEYVVIPKPWMNEPATIRLWLSRSLDSTSKLPPKKAKK
- a CDS encoding peroxiredoxin, with product MLAVGDSAPNFRLPTSNGSYVSLTDFLGEKNMVVYFYPKDFTSGCTAEACSFRDSYEAFKDLGAEVIGISSDSQNSHRDFAQHHHLPFILLSDVDGSVRKAYGVKKTLGLFAGRVSFVIDKKGIIRHIFSSQTRATAHVGEALNILKSIE
- a CDS encoding TMEM175 family protein, with product MAIVSEKLGISGIAQAGLTKTRIEALTDGIFATVMTVLVLGLNLPLAGLSESGVEGEIVNLFPHILAYVFSFVVLGVYWIGHHNQFHYVKRTDRVFLWVNILFLLTIGFVPFSTSLLGLYPFSPTAVRIYGVNLTATGLALYAVWWYATSQHRLVEKDLDSHIVGLAQRRTLIGPVVSIVGIGFSFLDTRISLVLYLLLIPFFIRPSHIDIHFRGGSHD
- a CDS encoding ester cyclase translates to MISNEKMLVRRFYEEIINETRFDKLDEILTTDMILHDPLLPTSEVHGMESFKNTLEVFRLAFPDLHITIEDQMQEDERVVTRFAIQGTHGGDLMGIPATGRKFKISGISIIRFSHGKAVEEWIEEDGLASCDSLRL
- a CDS encoding ABC transporter ATP-binding protein: MASRDVPSMVEAQAVWKVYQTGSLKVEALRGLDLKVRKGEMVAVMGPSGCGKTTLLNCLSGLDDITKGKVSIEGVDLATMSDDQKSGFRARRMGFIFQAYNLLPVLNAQENVELPLLLAGVSESNAHREASSALKMVGLEEWRLHKPSELSGGQQQRVTIARALVNKPAIVWGDEPTGNLDSENSAEVVKLLRSLNRDYGLTFVIVTHDPQIAKETDRIVSMRNGQIEKETATGTTS
- a CDS encoding FtsX-like permease family protein is translated as MGVGASFLFYLFSRAKSTSRAGRYSRRVLSFSPFIAGLAALLLWFAGLSSVVGGSTINLEIYIVVVLVLISVGMMLRDRLTFRMALRNFVRRKTSMAIVILGLMIGTAMISGSLVTQDTFTELFTRGAYYGYGFADEVIYAFNITGAGYQYFPASISQSLSSQLASNAQASQFLIGSTPEILDTVGLSDLNSGNVQSPATLIGTFSNASQNLGDFHSSSGSVISSTFRDTEAVINDKTARDLNATIGDSIAVYSGLRATLKLVGIAVSDARGSFSGNDNIFVTMNVAQQLTNHPGSVNYIAITNTGGLRDSIQHSQVVGLAANQTLNSITNPPAAYKCKTDPSQPAGPTATLCAYSEKQAAVNSATTSAQSLSSFLIVLSTFVIVAGIVLIVNIFVMLAEERKSEMGMSRAVGMRRGQLTKMFLFEGSLYSAGAAFVGVFVGIAIAYVIVYVFAIIIARFFPVNLSQVLASFTFTPGSLFTAFTEGLVITYVTILFTSWRVSKLNIIRAIRNIPEPPRGVRTYTVLSIAGIVAIIIGAFVFEASYAAKSAAEALVGPSIVIFGAGLILSRFLRNRYAFTITGIALLIQWGVPSLSWNNPLIQKYNFGVEIYFAGGILMVLGGVLLVMYNTDVALKILHGFYRRRKTLIPIFRTALAYPENKRFRTAATVAMFSLVLFTVAAIASLTAEQNAALDTLVKTDSGGYDIITESSVPIPNFASMVRNNTALQNKVAAVIDFNNTILLSANDTTSGQHFTYPVLLGADQNASTATNFYLTNTFQVVNMTAQYKTPSEVWRAVMTNSSNVVWSSGAVSNRGPPTSIPTPNVGDVLVLTGSLGPGTIPVQKSVTVVALVNGVFLNGIVGTKTLLMNPFKIGTGGLSFIKVANGADPTSVAGLLRKEFLNLKLQTVVIPVVLSAFLQIGQSFEGLLEGFLGLGLVVGIAGLGIISIRSVAERRQEIGILRALGFRRRMVLAVFVLENSYISLLGILIGILLGIDVGYAFAASPNSGLTFVVPWQQILEIVGLAYALSMLATIGSARRAARIPPAEAIRYSE